A single window of Gopherus flavomarginatus isolate rGopFla2 chromosome 15, rGopFla2.mat.asm, whole genome shotgun sequence DNA harbors:
- the LOC127035048 gene encoding pre-B lymphocyte protein 3-like, with protein sequence MVLRLLALLLLPGVLVPASRVQLALTQPASILVLPGQTVKLSCALNPGYNIREFGVAWYQQRPGSPPRYLLYYNSEVDKDKPSVIPDRFSVSKDLASNACVLTIARVQAEDYADCYCSVSYPIYYL encoded by the exons ATGGTGCTGCGCCTCctggctctcctcctcctcccaggggTTTTGGTGCCAG cttccagggtgcagctggCACTGACTCAGCCGGCCTCCATTTTAGTGTTGCCGGGACAAACGGTGAAACTCTCTTGTGCCCTGAATCCTGGTTACAACATCCGGGAGTTCGGGGTCGCCTGGTACCAGCAGAGACCTGGCAGCCCTCCGAGGTACCTGCTGTATTACAACTCGGAGGTGGACAAGGACAAGCCCTCCGTAATTCCGGACCGCTTCTCTGTGTCCAAAGACCTCGCCAGCAACGCCTGTGTTCTGACCATCGCCAGGGTCCAGGCTGAGGACTACGCTGACTGTTACTGCTCGGTCTCATATCCCATCTACTATCTCTAG